The following proteins are co-located in the Hevea brasiliensis isolate MT/VB/25A 57/8 chromosome 11, ASM3005281v1, whole genome shotgun sequence genome:
- the LOC110661075 gene encoding bark storage protein A, producing MGRELFLGLLVALVVGIGGCSRAYGEVSQVTMTKIGRVNEEGPYLGIVVPNAFEMNPLLQSPSFMADTELPYLDFSGRRFRIGEVETVKVIIVMTGLSMLNAGVTTQLLLSLFKVSGVVHYGIAGNANPSLQIGDVTIPQYWAHTGLWSWQRYGDGSNDELPLESNGDYTRKFGFLEFSDYNNKTHAKNGKSVENLLNRVWFQPEETFPVNGIPEVRQHAYWVPVDKHYFQVAKKVQDLKLRGCVNSTCLPRTPMVVRVKRGISANVFVDNGAYRGFLNSKFNATPIDMESAAVALVCNQQQKPFIAIRALSDLAGGGSALSNEADIFSSLAAQNAVDALLKFISLLFA from the exons atggggagggaGTTGTTCCTGGGACTTCTTGTGGCTTTGGTGGTGGGAATTGGTGGCTGTAGTAGAGCTTATGGTGAAGTTTCTCAAGTTACCATGACAAAGATTGGTAGAGTAAATGAGGAGGGTCCATACTTAGGTATTGTAGTGCCAAATGCCTTTGAGATGAACCCACTTCTCCAGTCCCCAAGTTTTATGGCTGATACTGAGCTTCCTTACTTGGACTTCTCAG GGAGAAGATTTAGGATTGGAGAAGTGGAAACTGTGAAGGTGATAATTGTCATGACTGGATTAAGCATG TTAAATGCAGGTGTAACCACACAATTACTGCTAAGTCTGTTCAAGGTGAGTGGTGTTGTCCActatggaattgcaggaaatgcAAATCCTTCACTCCAAATTGGAGATGTAACTATCCCTCAATACTGGGCTCACACTGGCCTCTGGAGTTGGCAG AGGTATGGAGACGGGTCTAATGACGAACTCCCCTTAGAATCTAATGGAGACTACACCAGGAAATTTGGTTTTCTTGAATTTTCTGATTACAACAACAAAACTCATGCAAAAAATGGGAAATCAGTCGAAAACCTTTTAAACAGAGTCTGGTTCCAACCAGAAGAGACTTTTCCAGTAAATGGAATTCCTGAAGTTAGGCAGCACGCCTATTGGGTTCCTGTAGACAAGCATTACTTCCAAGTTGCAAAGAAAGTTCAG GATTTGAAGTTAAGGGGATGCGTGAATTCGACTTGcttaccaagaacacctatggtggTGAGAGTCAAAAGGGGTATTAGTGCTAATGTTTTCGTGGACAACGGTGCCTATAGAGGGTTCCTCAACTCCAAATTCAATGCAACTCCAATTGACATGGAGAGTGCAGCAGTAGCCCTAGTGTGTAACCAGCAGCAGAAGCCTTTCATTGCTATCAGAGCTTTGTCAGATTTAGCAGGTGGGGGTTCTGCTCTTTCCAATGAAGCTGACATCTTTTCCTCCTTGGCTGCTCAAAATGCTGTCGATGCTTTACTTAAATTCATTTCCTTGTTGTTTGCTTAA